A window of bacterium genomic DNA:
ACCCGGGGGCCTGCGCCCGGGTCGCGGAGTCCGCGTATCGCAATGAGCTGCAGACCCTCCTGCGGAGCGGGCGCGAAACCCTCGTGCCGGAGATCATGCCGCAATTCGCGTTCCTCCTCGGCAACATGCCGTGGCACATCTCGCAGAACGACATCGTCGAGCAAGTCATCAGCGAGAAGCTCCGCGCGCTCGACTTCGCCGCGGTGGATCGCATCGCCGCCGCCATGGGCGTGGAACACGCTTCCATGGCCGGCCTCGCCGAGGCCGCGCTCAGGGAAGCGTACCGCCACGCGTTCATCGAGCGCGACCTCTCCGAGCGTCCCGCGAATGTCGTCGCCATCGGGGAGCACTACGGCTTCGACGAACGGTCGTACTCCTGGGCGCGGACGTACGGCTACGCCGATGCCGCGAACGCGCGATGGGCATCCATCGAAGCCGTCCTCCCGGACCTCCCGCATGAGAGTCGCGTGGAGGTTGCGAACGACCGCATCGTTGGCGAGCGATGGAGCAGAAGCATCACCGTGGACACGCTACGCGAAGTACACCGCTTCATGCAACTCGCCGGCGTGACGGTTCCGGATGTACGTTTCAACCTCGCCATGGCACTCATCGGCAGCGTCGAGGCGGAGAACGAGAACCTCGAACTCGCCGTCGCGTACGCGGCGCAGCACATGGGCGTCACGCCGGATCAACTCTGGAACGAGGACACATGTACGCGCTTCGCTCCGGAAGAGAATACGGTGAGGACTGGCGCATGGGAGCTGCGCTGCGGTGACGCACTGGAACGCGCCCGTCGCAGCGCCCGCCTGCACCCCGAAAAGATCGTCCCGCTCCCGCTCTGAGGGAGCACCAAAAACGCCCCAGCACCATCACGGTGCTGGGGCGTTCTCTTGCGCCATCGCTCACGGGGTGGTCACCGGAGGTGGCGGCATCGCGTCGCTGTGGTGGAACCGCCGATCAACATCCGCCATCTCCAGGATGAACGTGCGAACCGCGTTGGGGTCGGGGACATCTTCGAGTAAGAACCGCTCGGTTGCAGCGGCGGTCTGCACGTGGACGTTGCCGTAGTTGAAGAACGTGGGGAACACGCCGCGCACGTCTGTCGTGACGTCCTGCACGCGCCAGAGGTCGAGCTCGGCAACGGTCCGCGCGAAGAGCCCGTGCTGCTCCATGGAGACGAGCCGATCGTTCGTGATGACCCAGAGGTCCAGCTCGTAGTCAATGAACATCGTGAAGAAGACGAGCCACATCGAGAGCTCGAACGCGCCAAAACCCAGCACGAGCGCGGGGTACGCCACGGGGTGCGCGAGGATTGCCGGAACGTTCACGCGGAGAAAGACGAACAGCCCGAAGGGGATCGCGGCGAGCGCGGCCCAGACGATCACGCGCTTGAGGAGCAAGAGCCAGTGCCGCCGGAGCTCGAGGACGCGCGTCTCGTATGCCTTCTGATGGATGAGTGTTGAGATGTTCATAGCGAGATGCGTGACGGCGCGCGGAGCGTCAGACCCTGGAGCAGTGGCCGTGACCAGTCCACATCGCGCAGGAGCGTGAACGTGCCCCACATGACGACGGATACTCCGGCCAGAAAGAGGAAGAGGGCGACGTAGTTGCGCGTGCCATACGTCCCGAACTTCACCATGTGCCAGATCGCGGCGAGCGCGAGCACGCCGAAGAGTACGAGGAAGCCGTAGAAGAGGTAGAGGAGATGGATGAGGGTGAGGGTCATAAAACAATCCTGTGTCATTGCGAACCGAGTCCGCGAGGTGTGGCAATCCCGGTCATCAGCAGACCCATCCGACAACAACGGCACGCGCATTCGTCCTGTGATGACCGGGATTGCCGCGTCGCTCGCGGACTCACTCCTCGCAATGACAGAAGCAAGAGGATTCGCTTTAGAGGAGCGTTGCTACTCCAGCGGGAATGGGGATACCGAGGTGCTCGTACGCGCGCGGGGTTGCGATGCGGCCGCGGGGGGTGCGGTCGAGGAAGCCGAGCTGGAGGAGGAAGGGTTCGTAGACCTCCTCGATGGTCGCGGCCTCCTGATTGGTGGCGGCGGCGATCGTGGAGAGGCCGACGGGACCGCCGGCGAACTTCTCGATGATGGTGGTGAGGATGGTGCGGTCGAGCGCGTCGAGGCCGAGCGCGTCCACCTCGAGCTGCGCGAGTGCCGCGTGCGCGAGTGCGAGCTGCACCTGCCCATCGCCCTTCACCTCCGCGTAGTCACGCACGCGCTTGAGGAGGCGATTCGCGATGCGCGGCGTTGCGCGCGCACGCTTCGCGAGCTCATCGCGCGCATCGGTGGCGAGGCGCACACCAAGGATGCGTGCGGAGCGTTCGAGGATCGCGGCGATCTCCTCCACGCGGTACGACTCGAGGTGGAACTGGTGCCCAAACCGGTCGCGGAGCGGCGCGGAGAGGAGCGCGATGCGCGTCGTGGCGGCAACGATGGTGAACTTGGGAAGATCGAGCCGCACCGTCCGCGCAGCGGGACCCTGACCGAGCACGAGGTCGAGCGCAAAATCCTCCATGGCGGGGTAGAGGACTTCCTCGATGAGCTTCGGGAGACGATGGACCTCATCAATGAACAACACATCACCGTCCTGGAGGTTGGAGAGGATCGCTGCGAGGTCGCCCGCGCGCTCGAGCGCCGGGCCGCTCGTCACGCGGATCGCGACACCGAGCTCCTTCGCGATGATGTGCGCGAGCGTCGTCTTCCCCAAGCCGGGTGCGCCGTGGAGCAGCACATGCTCAATCGCCTCCCGCCGCTTCGCCGCGGCTTGCATCGCAATCGCCAGGGTCTCCTTGACCTTGGTCTGCCCCACGTACTCGCCGAACGTCTGCGGCCGGAGTGTGAGGTCGAGCGTGGCGTCGTCGGTACGCTCTTCGGTTGCGATGAGGCGATCAGTCATGTGCGCTGTTCGGTGTGTGCATCAACGATGCCCGGGGTGGGATTCGAACCCACAAGCCCTTTCGGGCGCAGCGGTTTAAGCGCCGCGTGTATGCCATTCCACCACCCGGGCTTCCCCTCAAGCATAGCAGCCCACGGGCCGCCGCGCACCTTGACACAGGGCGGACGCGGTGCTATGCTGCAGGTATCCTTTGACAACCTCAATGTTCCACGCGAGGACGTGGAGAGGGAGACGACATGACAAGCTGGAGAGAACGCGCCACCGCCCTCATGCGAGACGGCCGCGCGCACGCACCGGAGGCGACGGATCGCTTCGCGTACAACATGGGACCGAACGCGAGTGGCATGTACGGACATCACGGTGCCCCGACCGTGGAGCAGTGCGTCGAGGGCCTCCCCGCGATGTGCCGAAGGCAGGCCGAGGCCATCGTCGCGGAGGCGCGCGCAGCAGGTGCGAGCGATGATACCATCCGCGGGGTGGTGGAGGAGGCGCACCGAAACACGCACAAGCCGATACGCGAGGAAGACCCCTACGCCAGCTACATCGGTGTTTTCTGAGGAGAGGAGAGGAGAGGACATGGACACCATGAATCCGGAACTTCGCAATGAGCTGTGCGAGCTTCTCGCAATCGCCCGAACCTTCACCGAACGCCTCGCCGCGTTCGAGCAGCGTGTACTGAAGAGCACGCGCCCCATGCCAGATATCCATGTGACGCTCTCACCGGAGGCGGTCGGCGCGGATATCTCCTTCAGCAAGCGCGTGCCCGATGATGTACGCAAACGGGTCGCGAAGCTCGCCACAACGCTCACGGGACGCAAACTGATCGTGATAGCGCACTGCGACGATGCGCCGGACAACGAAGAGCGACTGCACGTGTAGGACGGCATCGCGCCATCTGCCCGTCCGCTAGAGCCCCACCCCCACCTCGCGGGGTGGGGCTTTTCTCATTGACACTAATGGACGCGTATGGCATACTCACCGTGCTACACCGTGATTGGGCACATGGGGTGCTCGTCCGGTGTACATGATCCGCCAGTAGGCCGAGAGGCCGTGCCGTGGCGGCGGCAGGGAGAGGACGATGTCTGGAAACGATACGCAGAACCTTCACAACCAGATTGCACGGCTCCAGGAGGATGTCGGTCTGCTCGGGGGAAAGGTCGGGGACTGGCAGAAACTCGCGCGGGTCCTCAGCGAGCTCGCGCGGCAGCTCGGAGGCGCGCAGCTCGATCCGGAGGACGCGGCAAGGCGGCTCACAGTGGTGCTCCAGGGCCAGTCGCCCGATTGCCCGCCCGATATCGCCGACACACTGGAAAGAGAGCGCGATGCGCACGCGGAGACAAGCGAGCGCGACTCGCTTCGCCGCCAGACCATCGGCGTGGCGCAACGATACGTCCAGTGGGGGAAGTTCGCGAAGGCCATTGCCACCTACCAGGCGTTCCTCACCGATCACCCCGATGACATACGCATCCTCCTCAAGATGGGCGACCTCCAACAACAGCACGGCGACGGCGCTGCCGCCAAGGAGACGTATGTGCGCGTTGCCGCATACTACGAGACCCAAGGGTTCTACCTCAAGGCCGTCGCAGTGTTCAAGCAGGTCATCAAACTCGATCCGAACGATACGCAGCTGCGCTTGAAGCTCGCGCACCTCTACGAGCAACTCGACCTCATGCGGGACGCGCTCAGCGAGCTCCGCGCCGTGGCCAAAGAGTTCCGTCGCACGGGAAGGGATGGGGATGAGTCCATCGTGCTCAGCAGGATCACCACCATTGATCCACGGGACACCGCAAGCCGCATCTGGCTCGCGGAGGCCTACGTACGTAAAGACCTGCGAGCACCGGCCGTCGCAGAGTTCACGTGCGCTGCGCGCGACCTGCGCGAACAACGGCGCATGGACGAATGGAGCGCGGTGACGGAGCGGCTCCTCACGCTCGACCCCATGAACACGCGCGTCGCGCGTGAGCTGGGCAAGCACTATCTGAACCGTGGAGAGCATTTGCGTGCAAAGGAGAAGCTGCTGCTGCGGTACTCGACCGATCCGGAAGAAACGGATACGATCGAGAACCTCGCGCAGTGCTGCATCCACCTCGGTGATTTCGATCGGGCAACGTTGCTGTTCACGAAACTCGTCGAGCTCTACCGCCGCGACGGCAACACCACCATGGAGCAACTGGCGCGTGCTTGGCTCACCACCCTAGACCAGGATGGCGCAAGCCACGTACGAGCGCAGGCCGATGTGGACGCCCTTGCCATCGCCATGGTGGGCACCATCATGGATGCGATGCACGACACGGAGGATGCCGCAAACTATCCGCGCCTCCGCGTGCTCGGCGGCCCAGATGAGGGCGATGCGCTGGTGATCCGCGATGAGACCGCGTACCACATTGGCAATCAGGAGGACTGCCACCTGCGCCTGCGCGGTTTCTTCGGTCGCTTCCGCGCGGTCGTACAGCGGGATGCAAAAGGTGGCGTTTCGCTCTCGGTGCTCGATCAGCAGGCAGAGGCCTTCGTCAACGACCTGCCGCTCTCCTCGAACCAGCGCGTGGAGCTTTGCGATCGCGATATCATTCAGATCGGTGCGACGCAGGTCGTCTTCGTGGATCCCGAGGCGGACATCATGGATCCGCTCAAGGATCTTCCGGACGACCTGATCGTCCGTACGCCCGATGCGGGAGGCGGTGCGGTGGGCGCGAGCGACGAACAGCAACGACTCTTCAGAGCGGTGGGAACCTTCCTCGAGGGTGACCAGATCGACGTGGCTTACGCGCTTGCCGCAAAGCTCGCGCATGAGGAGGATCTTGCGGAGAAGAACCTCCCAACCATTGTCGAGCTCATCGAGCAGCGCAGAGACCATGAGCACACGCTCACGCTCGCGCAGTGGTGCGTGCGCCACGGCGGAGTCGAGCACGTCCTCGAGTACTTCATGCGACGATTCGCCGCGAGCGTACAACTGCGGGATCGCGCCAGTGGCATCCGCCAGGAGACGCCGCAAAGTGAGGTCGAGCGCATCTTCCTGGACGAGTGCATCCGCAGGATCCCGCTCACGGACGAACAGCTCGGCCGCATCGATCGCCTCGCGCGCGAGCTCCACTTCGCCGACTGGCAACTCGTCATGCTCAGTGCCATGATCGAGGATGCGAAAATCCGTACGTCGGACGCCGAGTAGGCGTTCTGTCCTGCACCCGATAGGGGTGCAGGACATTTTCTTTTCTTGACCGCGCGCAGCGTGCTTGGGAAACTGGGTACAGCATTGTCCTTTCAACGCAGGAGAAGACATGATCGAAGCAGAGGAACCCCACGAGTATGCAGCTCGCTGGTCGTACAGTGCAGCGGTGATGGCGCGGCACCTTGGCGCGGTGCTCGCGCGCGGCCAGACGAATCCCGATGACCTGTGCCGAGGCGTTTACCTGAGCGTCAGACGATTTCTCGATGCCGTGCTCGACGGTCTGCGTGGGCACGGAGCGATACTCCAAGACCGAGCACTCGCGCTCGCGCGCTGGACGCTCCAGCGGACCCTCGCGAGGCCGCCGCGAGAGCGTAGCGACGCGGAAGCGGATCGCTTCTTCGCATACATGCACATCTTCACGCGACTGGAGCACCATGGCACGCTCTCTCCCGCCGAACAGACCGACGCGCACGAGCTCGCCGCATTCTTCCAGCAGCTCTCCGGCGATGGCGAAGATGCTCTGTACGCAGTACACGTCGCCTCCGCGCACGCAGACCTCGACACCATCGAGATCATGTGAACGACCACACCGCCCCTCCCACCTCGGGAGGGGCGTCTCACTTGCTCAGGAACAAAAGAAGAACCCCCCAGGACCGAAGTCCTGGGGGGTCGTAGTCGGAGCGAAAGAGCACGACCTCGATCGCTTACCGATGGTGGCGCTCAGGGGCGACCGGTGTCATCAGCCGCTGGCTCCTACGAGCGCCGGGGCCGTTGCTACGCCGAGTAGCGCGGCGCGGCGTTCTGCTGCTGGAGCACCTCGATGGGAACGCCGCTGTACAGGTCGGAATTCCCGTCGCGGATCTGCGCGTTGATCTCCAGCTCACCGTTGTCCGTCCTTCTGATCCATCCGGTCGCCGCGCCGCGGAGGCCAGCGATCAGCTCGCCGAGACGCGCCGCGGGGCTGTCCGTGAGCTCGAGCTTCTTGCCGCCATTGGGCTTGGCACCCGAGAGGGCGTCCTGACCTCCGGCTTGGATGAAGCTCGTCATGGAGACGCCGGTGGGCGTTCCGTCCACGAGAGCGACGTTGCCAGCGACCTGTGCGACGGCATCCGCCACCATGGTCTGGGGTACGAACTGCGTGCCTTCCTCGCGCATGATGGCGAAGATCTGGGCCACCGTGGCCTGACGATGCTCTACGGGGAGGTCACGCACGGTCTGCCACGGCTCGATGCCGGTGTAGATGGGCGCGGTGACGATGCGCGGCTGCAGCGTGCCGAGGTGCTTGCACGTCGCGTAGAGCGTACGGATGCCGCTCCACGCCTCGGTTGCCTCGGTGAGCGCGTTGGCGACGTCGGTGGCATCCATGACCTCGAAGGTCTCCTCCGTGGACAGATCCTTGGCGGCGTTGATGTCCTCGATGTGCTGCGCGAGCTGAAGCTTCTTCGGCAGGTACTCCGAGAACGGCGCCACCTCGTCCGGATGGAGGAAGCATGCCTGGCAGACGTACTCGAGCGCGATGCGCCGAGCGTGGTCCCTCGTGGTGTCCTTGGTGGTCAGAACCTCCGCCGCCACCTGCTCGGCGATGGCGAAGATGCCGTCCTCGATGTACTCCATGGATGTCGGGACCTGGACCTCCTCGATGCCGAACCGCTCGGCGCGCGCGAGGAGAAAGGCCGCGTAGTCCTGGTTCGGCACCCGGAACTTGCCGCGCAAGCTGTGCTCGGAAGTGACACCGACGGCACCGAAGAGCTGGGGCGTCTCCACGAACTTGCGCGCGATGGCCTGCGCGATGACCGACATCACGAGGTTTCGCGCGCTGATGATTGGGTTGTGCTGCGCCTGCTGCTGGGTCTGTTGCGTCTGCATGGACAATCCTTATCGACTCTGCGGTCCGCGCGAGCGACTCACCCCTATGGTAAGTCGAGCGGTTGGACGGTTGTTGAAACAGCGACTGCACGAGGAAAAACAAAAACGCTTTTTCCCCCGCAACTACCCCCGGCGTGCTCCACTCGCCTCTGCCTGCAACCGAGAATACCCGGCGCAGGACTGATGAGTCGATCGTGGGGCACGCAGGAGTACGTGCGGGAGAAAAAACGAAACAGCCCCGAGGGGCATGTATGAGGCACG
This region includes:
- a CDS encoding tetratricopeptide repeat protein, producing MSGNDTQNLHNQIARLQEDVGLLGGKVGDWQKLARVLSELARQLGGAQLDPEDAARRLTVVLQGQSPDCPPDIADTLERERDAHAETSERDSLRRQTIGVAQRYVQWGKFAKAIATYQAFLTDHPDDIRILLKMGDLQQQHGDGAAAKETYVRVAAYYETQGFYLKAVAVFKQVIKLDPNDTQLRLKLAHLYEQLDLMRDALSELRAVAKEFRRTGRDGDESIVLSRITTIDPRDTASRIWLAEAYVRKDLRAPAVAEFTCAARDLREQRRMDEWSAVTERLLTLDPMNTRVARELGKHYLNRGEHLRAKEKLLLRYSTDPEETDTIENLAQCCIHLGDFDRATLLFTKLVELYRRDGNTTMEQLARAWLTTLDQDGASHVRAQADVDALAIAMVGTIMDAMHDTEDAANYPRLRVLGGPDEGDALVIRDETAYHIGNQEDCHLRLRGFFGRFRAVVQRDAKGGVSLSVLDQQAEAFVNDLPLSSNQRVELCDRDIIQIGATQVVFVDPEADIMDPLKDLPDDLIVRTPDAGGGAVGASDEQQRLFRAVGTFLEGDQIDVAYALAAKLAHEEDLAEKNLPTIVELIEQRRDHEHTLTLAQWCVRHGGVEHVLEYFMRRFAASVQLRDRASGIRQETPQSEVERIFLDECIRRIPLTDEQLGRIDRLARELHFADWQLVMLSAMIEDAKIRTSDAE
- a CDS encoding PH domain-containing protein, whose protein sequence is MNISTLIHQKAYETRVLELRRHWLLLLKRVIVWAALAAIPFGLFVFLRVNVPAILAHPVAYPALVLGFGAFELSMWLVFFTMFIDYELDLWVITNDRLVSMEQHGLFARTVAELDLWRVQDVTTDVRGVFPTFFNYGNVHVQTAAATERFLLEDVPDPNAVRTFILEMADVDRRFHHSDAMPPPPVTTP
- the ruvB gene encoding Holliday junction branch migration DNA helicase RuvB, whose translation is MTDRLIATEERTDDATLDLTLRPQTFGEYVGQTKVKETLAIAMQAAAKRREAIEHVLLHGAPGLGKTTLAHIIAKELGVAIRVTSGPALERAGDLAAILSNLQDGDVLFIDEVHRLPKLIEEVLYPAMEDFALDLVLGQGPAARTVRLDLPKFTIVAATTRIALLSAPLRDRFGHQFHLESYRVEEIAAILERSARILGVRLATDARDELAKRARATPRIANRLLKRVRDYAEVKGDGQVQLALAHAALAQLEVDALGLDALDRTILTTIIEKFAGGPVGLSTIAAATNQEAATIEEVYEPFLLQLGFLDRTPRGRIATPRAYEHLGIPIPAGVATLL